The Magallana gigas chromosome 6, xbMagGiga1.1, whole genome shotgun sequence genome includes the window TTTTTTCGAGGAGCTTCCGCCCTGCacttaatatttgttttattcaaataaacaataaaaacatgttaaagACAATCAGTCTACtgtattcttattttatttttagaaaaaatgtcAGTAATTTCTAGACCTGATTCAGCCGAAAATACAATGTGCGTCGACAGTTTTCTGTTAGGACATTCCGGTTAAAGGTGACTATAAAACATTCTGTAAGCCGAAAATCCACCGTTTCTTCCTATAGAACTAAAAATATACTCTTCACAACCAATAAATATCAACTcacttataaaattaccaaGAATATTCGGTCTGTATATGATTAGTAGAAGGAAGTGTAATTATAATTATGTGGTTGAGGAGGAACAGAGTCCATTAAGACTTGAATTTCACATAAATAACCATATTAAAAATAGATTATACGCGATTAAAACAGAAACGTAATcacttttatttgtaaaatgatCATGATTAAAAAATGCATGACCAGTTTGTCTTTAATTTGTATGCAATCACATACCTCTGTTTTAATGATAAAGATAAGTTTATTTTTATGCTAGATAATGATGAcgttgtttttgaaaatatataaaagggAAAAGGTGAAACAAAATAGTAGGACTTGTAGTTTAAGCGCCTCCAGATCCACACACAACAGGTAAGAAAGATCTACATCTAATCGTTTGTACATTGATGAAGCCGACCACCGAGCAATTATACTTTTCTCCGTAAATAAAAACCAACTTGCCCctctcctttttaaaaaaataattgagttTGTTTACCTATACaaaatgtttctacttcagatatTTGCATGAATATAtacctttttaaattaaaaccatttcaaatcatttgaaatgaATACAGGTACTTTCGATTGTACATAAGGGATCATCTGATTTTGTCACTAGGTTTATCCTACAACACTGGctaattttatgttaaaaagtatGATAAAAAATACCTCTGTTTTAAACAACCCTCTCCTTTGAATGTATCGCTAAAACAGTGTCCTAATtatgctttaaaagaattgttagcattttcaaaaaatctaaCCTGGGAAATATAAtcacaaaaattttttttaatatcgtctaaacaagaaaataataatGCAACATTAgacaaacatgtttaaaaaacccATCTTTTTTCTCTACTTGTAGTCATGATCAAACAAATCATCCTTCTGTGTTCCGTGGCCAGTGTATTTGCCGATACTGAAAAATATGGTGGCTGCAATGGCTATGGATGTGCCGTTGGTGTAAACCAGTACGGCCCAGGGGGTGCATCCAGTACCTTCTTTTCCTCTGGAGGAATTGGCGGACAGCAAGTATTGGGTGGACTTGAACATCAATTGCTCGGTGGATCTTTAGGAGGTCTAGGACCCATTGCTGCCGGTCCAGGTGGCGCTGCTGCTTCAAGTGCCGCTGCTTCCAGTGGGCGCTTTGGAGGCTCTGCTGCATCATCAGCAGCAGCTAGTGGAGCACCAGGTTTAAACTTTGCAGGACCCGTTGGTTTTGGAAACAATGGTTTCAATGGTTTCAATAGCTTTGACGATGGCAACTTTGGCTTGAATAATTTTGGATTGAATTCCGCCGGGCCCGGGGCTGCTGCCTCATCAAGTGCCGCTGCTGCCGGTGGACCTTTTGGTGGAGCTGCTTCCTCCTCAGCCGCTGCATCAGGTGCTCCTGGTTTCGGTAACAACGTCGGTTTCCCAGGTCTCCAAGGATTCCAAGGTGGTTTCCAAGGATTCCAAGGTGGTCTCCAAGGATTCCAAGGTGGCCTTCAAGGATTTCAAGGCGGTCTCCAAGGATTCCAAGGTGGTTTCCAGGGAGTACAAGGGTTCCAGGGATTCCCAGGCGTCCCATCCTTTGGATTTCCAGGGAGTGCTGCAGCCGGAGCCGCGGCTTCTAGTGACGACGGATCAGCCTCCGCATCCTCTGCTGCCTCTACTGGTGCCCAAGCCTCCGTTTCTGGTTCAAATTTCCCAGGTATTGGACGACCTTATCCATTCCCCGGAAGTGTACTTCCTACCTATCCCGTTGTACCGCAAATTTATCCAGGAGTCCCCACTTACCCACTTCCAGGCGTATCCACTTACCCAGTCCCAGGGGCGCCCGTAACATCTTATCCATTTCCCTCGCATAGACCATTCAGACCGATTGGAAGGGTATGTATCTTATTTATACAGCATCTGCATGTCTTACTCTAAGCAGAATCTTTATTTATCAATTCTATTAAGCATTCAAATGTcaacgaaatttttttttctatttcagaAGGTATATTGAGAAAATTTGTCCAGAAATACTCAATCCAGGAATACTTTGATACCCTCTcatattgttgttgttgtgtaTCTGTTTTAAAGCaatcaaattattaaataaataatacttgAATTGTTGTGCTTTGTATCATCACCATTTAATACAAAACTAAAGGTTTATTGTGGTAAACGTTTTTCTTTTAGCATCAATTCCTTATTAATCCAGTTAACGCGAAATCTTATGTTCAAAg containing:
- the LOC105324963 gene encoding uncharacterized protein, yielding MIKQIILLCSVASVFADTEKYGGCNGYGCAVGVNQYGPGGASSTFFSSGGIGGQQVLGGLEHQLLGGSLGGLGPIAAGPGGAAASSAAASSGRFGGSAASSAAASGAPGLNFAGPVGFGNNGFNGFNSFDDGNFGLNNFGLNSAGPGAAASSSAAAAGGPFGGAASSSAAASGAPGFGNNVGFPGLQGFQGGFQGFQGGLQGFQGGLQGFQGGLQGFQGGFQGVQGFQGFPGVPSFGFPGSAAAGAAASSDDGSASASSAASTGAQASVSGSNFPGIGRPYPFPGSVLPTYPVVPQIYPGVPTYPLPGVSTYPVPGAPVTSYPFPSHRPFRPIGRKVY